A single region of the Vanessa atalanta chromosome Z, ilVanAtal1.2, whole genome shotgun sequence genome encodes:
- the LOC125076206 gene encoding uncharacterized protein LOC125076206, which produces MSPLNLLIGSEGTTPVIQALVRDVATDYSGSNRQSLRELARQRTAERLKENEKKQNEYVNKGRESPRAFQVNDFVFVIKYSQSKGKLDPGMRGPYKVTRILENGRYELRLVAGDYGKLTYAAAQYMVPWNGEWTPDECAAFFDSVDQTDELTPTSINYPMEIISAFDRGDKEAGPQTDEDARTSGEAV; this is translated from the exons ATGTCTCCATTGAACCTTTTAATTGGTTCTGAGGGGACAACTCCTGTGATACAAGCTTTAGTCCGTGATGTGGCTACTGATTATTCGGGATCAAATCGCCAGTCTTTACGGGAGTTAGCTAGGCAAAGGACGGCCGAACGTctcaaagaaaatgaaaagaaacaaaatgaatatgtGAATAAGGGACGTGAATCGCCTCGCGCATTTCAAGTCAATGATTTTGTATTCGTCATTAAGTACTCTCAATCTAAAGGAAAATTAGATCCTGGAATGCGTGGCCCTTATAAGGTGACAAGAATTCTTGAGAATGGACGATATGAGTTACGGCTTGTGGCTGGAGACTATGGCAAGCTGACTTATGCTGCCGCTCAGTATATGGTGCCTTGGAATGGAGAATGGACCCCTGATGAGTGTGCCGCTTTCTTTGATA GTGTAGACCAAACCGATGAGTTGACCCCTACGAGTATAAATTACCCTATGGAAATTATCAGCGCCTTTGACCGAGGTGATAAAGAAGCTGGACCTCAGACTGACGAGGACGCCAGGACATCAGGAGAGGCCGtataa
- the LOC125075832 gene encoding peptidoglycan-recognition protein LE-like isoform X3 yields MALNSNCSNKNNINCTKVVGDLGDIQITESSDCEDDHNNKIQKVSRSNKSTIPANLLQNTVPVFGTVTVSNSDNVQIGNNTYFNGPVTIKQVIHNKSGVDNAAYSSTEDEIDPNSHHLHSGKFAGTLIKKEQILLWHKITFSAVCFTVIGSIVAIVIVLQHKSEQQKRTNPQTDFKTSESHSDPLLIAPDHLRIVSRTDWLAQPVEKPLNKLDQPVPWVIIMHTATETCLTQSQCVLRVRLIQSFHIESRGWYDIGYNFLVGGDGSIYYGRGWDYEGAHTKGYNKYSIGIAFIGTFNNDPPSKQQLEACQKIIKRGVQLRKLVKDYKLFAHRQLMSTLSPGDELFNIIKKWPNFVSNVTDLDSLIPN; encoded by the exons ATGGCTTTGAACTCaaattgttcaaataaaaataacattaactgTACAAAAGTTGTGGGAGATTTAGGTGATATACAAATAACTGAAAGTAGTGATTGTGAAGATgaccataataataaaatacaaaaagtttCACGAAGCAATAAATCAACAATTCCGGCAAATTTACTTCAAAATACTGTTCCGGTATTTGGTACAGTAACAGTTTCAAATTCAGACAATGTGCAAATTGGTAATAACACGTATTTCAATGGACCCGTGACAATAAAACAAGTGATTCATAATAAATCTGGAGTAGATAATGCTGCTTACAGTAGCACGGAAGATGAAATCGACCCTAATTCTCATCATCTCCATAGTGGAAAGTTTGCTGGTACAT TAATAAAGAAAGAACAGATACTACTGTggcataaaattacattttctgcAGTTTGTTTCACGGTAATAGGAAGTATTGTTgcaattgtaattgtattacaACATAAAAGCGAGCAACAAAAGAGAACCAATCCACAAACAGACTTTAAAACATCTGAATCTCACA GTGATCCACTATTAATAGCTCCTGATCATTTAAGGATAGTTTCAAGAACAGACTGGTTAGCTCAGCCCGTAGAAAAACCCTTGAATAAATTGGATCAACCCGTGCCATGGGTTATTATTATGCACACAGCTACCGAAACATGTTTAACTCAG AGTCAATGTGTACTTCGCGTACGTCTCATCCAGTCGTTCCACATCGAATCCCGTGGTTGGTACGACATCGGTTACAACTTCCTCGTCGGCGGCGACGGATCCATTTACTACGGCAGAGGTTGGGATTACGAGGGCGCCCATACAAAGGGCTACAATAAGTACAGTATAGGAATAGCTTTCATAGGTACGTTCAACAACGATCCACCGTCGAAACAGCAGCTCGAAGCCTGCCAGAAAATTATCAAGCGGGGCGTTCAATTACGAAAACTAGTCAAGGACTATAAACTTTTTGCGCATAGACAGTTGATGTCTACTCTAAGTCCTGGCGacgaattgtttaatataattaaaaaatggccGAATTTCGTAAGCAATGTTACGGATTTGGACTCCTTGATACCCAACTGA
- the LOC125075832 gene encoding uncharacterized protein LOC125075832 isoform X1: protein MALNSNCSNKNNINCTKVVGDLGDIQITESSDCEDDHNNKIQKVSRSNKSTIPANLLQNTVPVFGTVTVSNSDNVQIGNNTYFNGPVTIKQVIHNKSGVDNAAYSSTEDEIDPNSHHLHSGKFAGTLIKKEQILLWHKITFSAVCFTVIGSIVAIVIVLQHKSEQQKRTNPQTDFKTSESHTDTTVVGYCHENFQVILVLVILLPLMLTIFYSLLTKDVVGDGMICIVKKNKIHKKCLKNFCMQCNKKGDPLLIAPDHLRIVSRTDWLAQPVEKPLNKLDQPVPWVIIMHTATETCLTQSQCVLRVRLIQSFHIESRGWYDIGYNFLVGGDGSIYYGRGWDYEGAHTKGYNKYSIGIAFIGTFNNDPPSKQQLEACQKIIKRGVQLRKLVKDYKLFAHRQLMSTLSPGDELFNIIKKWPNFVSNVTDLDSLIPN, encoded by the exons ATGGCTTTGAACTCaaattgttcaaataaaaataacattaactgTACAAAAGTTGTGGGAGATTTAGGTGATATACAAATAACTGAAAGTAGTGATTGTGAAGATgaccataataataaaatacaaaaagtttCACGAAGCAATAAATCAACAATTCCGGCAAATTTACTTCAAAATACTGTTCCGGTATTTGGTACAGTAACAGTTTCAAATTCAGACAATGTGCAAATTGGTAATAACACGTATTTCAATGGACCCGTGACAATAAAACAAGTGATTCATAATAAATCTGGAGTAGATAATGCTGCTTACAGTAGCACGGAAGATGAAATCGACCCTAATTCTCATCATCTCCATAGTGGAAAGTTTGCTGGTACAT TAATAAAGAAAGAACAGATACTACTGTggcataaaattacattttctgcAGTTTGTTTCACGGTAATAGGAAGTATTGTTgcaattgtaattgtattacaACATAAAAGCGAGCAACAAAAGAGAACCAATCCACAAACAGACTTTAAAACATCTGAATCTCACA CCGATACAACGGTGGTGGGATATTGTCATGAAAATTTTCAAGTCATTTTAGTATTAGTGATTCTGTTACCATTAATGTtgacaattttttattcattactaaCAAAAGATGTTGTCGGTGATGGAATGATTTGCATTGTGAAGAAGAATAAAATTCACAAGAAGTGCCTGAAAAATTTTTGCATGCAATGCAACAAAAAAG GTGATCCACTATTAATAGCTCCTGATCATTTAAGGATAGTTTCAAGAACAGACTGGTTAGCTCAGCCCGTAGAAAAACCCTTGAATAAATTGGATCAACCCGTGCCATGGGTTATTATTATGCACACAGCTACCGAAACATGTTTAACTCAG AGTCAATGTGTACTTCGCGTACGTCTCATCCAGTCGTTCCACATCGAATCCCGTGGTTGGTACGACATCGGTTACAACTTCCTCGTCGGCGGCGACGGATCCATTTACTACGGCAGAGGTTGGGATTACGAGGGCGCCCATACAAAGGGCTACAATAAGTACAGTATAGGAATAGCTTTCATAGGTACGTTCAACAACGATCCACCGTCGAAACAGCAGCTCGAAGCCTGCCAGAAAATTATCAAGCGGGGCGTTCAATTACGAAAACTAGTCAAGGACTATAAACTTTTTGCGCATAGACAGTTGATGTCTACTCTAAGTCCTGGCGacgaattgtttaatataattaaaaaatggccGAATTTCGTAAGCAATGTTACGGATTTGGACTCCTTGATACCCAACTGA
- the LOC125075832 gene encoding uncharacterized protein LOC125075832 isoform X2 produces MALNSNCSNKNNINCTKVVGDLDNVQIGNNTYFNGPVTIKQVIHNKSGVDNAAYSSTEDEIDPNSHHLHSGKFAGTLIKKEQILLWHKITFSAVCFTVIGSIVAIVIVLQHKSEQQKRTNPQTDFKTSESHTDTTVVGYCHENFQVILVLVILLPLMLTIFYSLLTKDVVGDGMICIVKKNKIHKKCLKNFCMQCNKKGDPLLIAPDHLRIVSRTDWLAQPVEKPLNKLDQPVPWVIIMHTATETCLTQSQCVLRVRLIQSFHIESRGWYDIGYNFLVGGDGSIYYGRGWDYEGAHTKGYNKYSIGIAFIGTFNNDPPSKQQLEACQKIIKRGVQLRKLVKDYKLFAHRQLMSTLSPGDELFNIIKKWPNFVSNVTDLDSLIPN; encoded by the exons ATGGCTTTGAACTCaaattgttcaaataaaaataacattaactgTACAAAAGTTGTGGGAGATTTAG ACAATGTGCAAATTGGTAATAACACGTATTTCAATGGACCCGTGACAATAAAACAAGTGATTCATAATAAATCTGGAGTAGATAATGCTGCTTACAGTAGCACGGAAGATGAAATCGACCCTAATTCTCATCATCTCCATAGTGGAAAGTTTGCTGGTACAT TAATAAAGAAAGAACAGATACTACTGTggcataaaattacattttctgcAGTTTGTTTCACGGTAATAGGAAGTATTGTTgcaattgtaattgtattacaACATAAAAGCGAGCAACAAAAGAGAACCAATCCACAAACAGACTTTAAAACATCTGAATCTCACA CCGATACAACGGTGGTGGGATATTGTCATGAAAATTTTCAAGTCATTTTAGTATTAGTGATTCTGTTACCATTAATGTtgacaattttttattcattactaaCAAAAGATGTTGTCGGTGATGGAATGATTTGCATTGTGAAGAAGAATAAAATTCACAAGAAGTGCCTGAAAAATTTTTGCATGCAATGCAACAAAAAAG GTGATCCACTATTAATAGCTCCTGATCATTTAAGGATAGTTTCAAGAACAGACTGGTTAGCTCAGCCCGTAGAAAAACCCTTGAATAAATTGGATCAACCCGTGCCATGGGTTATTATTATGCACACAGCTACCGAAACATGTTTAACTCAG AGTCAATGTGTACTTCGCGTACGTCTCATCCAGTCGTTCCACATCGAATCCCGTGGTTGGTACGACATCGGTTACAACTTCCTCGTCGGCGGCGACGGATCCATTTACTACGGCAGAGGTTGGGATTACGAGGGCGCCCATACAAAGGGCTACAATAAGTACAGTATAGGAATAGCTTTCATAGGTACGTTCAACAACGATCCACCGTCGAAACAGCAGCTCGAAGCCTGCCAGAAAATTATCAAGCGGGGCGTTCAATTACGAAAACTAGTCAAGGACTATAAACTTTTTGCGCATAGACAGTTGATGTCTACTCTAAGTCCTGGCGacgaattgtttaatataattaaaaaatggccGAATTTCGTAAGCAATGTTACGGATTTGGACTCCTTGATACCCAACTGA